One segment of Micromonospora parathelypteridis DNA contains the following:
- a CDS encoding acetyl-CoA carboxylase biotin carboxylase subunit: MFETVLIANRGEIALRVLRACKELGVRTAVVYSAADADSAVVRLADQAVRIGPASSRRSYLNAAAIVEAARQVGAQAVHPGYGFLSEDADFAEICADNGLTFIGPPPAVMAALADKSSARALMSRAGLPLSPGSVAPVPNAAAAAEVAEAVGYPVIVKATAGGGGRGMTVVHTPGELRRAYARTRAAAQAAFGDDRVYVERYLSEARHVEVQVLCDSHGNGVHLGTRDCSVQRRHQKLVEEAPAPALPAAVLDTIAETALRGALQVGFVGAGTLEFLVDAEEQFHFLEINCRIQVEHPVTEMVTGIDLVHEQLHIAAGVPLRWRQEEIHLHGVAVECRVNTEDPDRDFAPTPGRLERFTPPGGPFTRVDTHASAGYLIGPWYDSLLAKVIVWAPDRELALNRLERALDEFVIAGPGVHTTIPFVRRVLDDAAFRKGRYTTGLVDRLLAAPAAAPAQRPTATPAPRPASAAEPDVTHRRTR; the protein is encoded by the coding sequence ATGTTCGAGACCGTGCTGATCGCCAATCGGGGCGAGATCGCGCTGCGGGTGCTGCGCGCCTGCAAGGAGCTCGGCGTGCGAACGGCGGTGGTCTACTCCGCCGCGGACGCCGACTCGGCGGTGGTCCGCCTCGCCGACCAGGCCGTCCGGATCGGACCCGCGTCGAGTCGGCGCAGCTACCTCAACGCCGCGGCGATCGTCGAGGCGGCCCGGCAGGTGGGCGCGCAGGCCGTGCACCCCGGCTACGGCTTCCTCTCCGAGGACGCGGACTTCGCCGAGATCTGCGCGGACAACGGGCTGACCTTCATCGGCCCGCCGCCAGCGGTGATGGCCGCACTGGCCGACAAGTCCTCGGCACGTGCGTTGATGAGCCGTGCCGGGCTTCCACTGTCGCCGGGCAGCGTCGCGCCGGTGCCGAACGCCGCCGCGGCGGCGGAGGTGGCTGAGGCCGTCGGCTACCCGGTGATCGTGAAGGCCACCGCCGGGGGCGGCGGCCGGGGGATGACCGTGGTGCACACCCCGGGTGAGCTGCGCCGGGCGTACGCCCGCACCCGGGCCGCCGCCCAGGCCGCCTTCGGCGACGACCGGGTGTACGTCGAGCGCTACCTCAGCGAGGCGCGGCACGTCGAGGTGCAGGTGCTCTGCGACTCCCACGGAAACGGGGTGCACCTGGGCACCCGGGACTGCTCGGTGCAACGCCGGCACCAGAAACTGGTCGAGGAGGCGCCCGCCCCGGCGCTGCCCGCCGCCGTCCTCGACACCATCGCCGAGACCGCGCTGCGGGGTGCGCTCCAGGTCGGCTTCGTCGGTGCCGGCACGCTGGAGTTCCTGGTCGACGCCGAGGAACAGTTCCACTTTCTGGAGATCAACTGCCGGATTCAGGTGGAGCATCCGGTCACCGAGATGGTCACCGGGATCGACCTGGTGCACGAGCAGCTGCACATCGCCGCGGGGGTGCCGCTGCGCTGGCGGCAGGAGGAGATCCACCTGCACGGCGTCGCGGTGGAGTGCCGGGTCAACACCGAGGACCCCGACCGCGACTTCGCCCCGACACCCGGGCGGCTGGAGCGTTTCACGCCACCCGGCGGCCCGTTCACCAGGGTGGACACCCACGCCAGCGCCGGCTACCTGATCGGCCCCTGGTACGACTCCCTCCTGGCCAAGGTGATCGTCTGGGCGCCGGACCGGGAGTTGGCCCTCAACCGCCTCGAACGCGCCCTGGACGAGTTCGTCATCGCCGGGCCGGGCGTGCACACCACCATCCCGTTCGTCCGGCGGGTGCTCGACGACGCCGCATTCCGCAAGGGCCGCTACACCACCGGCCTGGTCGACCGTCTGCTCGCCGCGCCCGCAGCGGCGCCCGCGCAGCGACCGACGGCCACCCCCGCACCGCGCCCCGCGTCCGCCGCGGAGCCCGACGTAACCCACAGGAGGACCCGATGA
- the accB gene encoding acetyl-CoA carboxylase biotin carboxyl carrier protein: protein MTTGDGAMTTVEATHDAGVSGEEALAGLRRQAQHLIAELAGPVRRIRLRSGPAVLEVEWHPEDPARADVPPEVAEAAVPPGASPAGPPAALNWPAVPGRAAVRAPIVGTFYRAAEPGAKPFVAVGDLVRPGQPVAIVEAMKLMNEVTADRAGRVVAILVEDGHPVEYDQPLVELDPA from the coding sequence GTGACCACCGGCGACGGGGCGATGACGACCGTCGAGGCGACCCACGACGCCGGGGTGAGCGGCGAGGAGGCGCTGGCCGGGTTGCGTCGGCAGGCACAGCACCTGATCGCCGAACTGGCCGGGCCGGTGCGTCGGATCCGGCTACGCAGCGGGCCGGCGGTGCTCGAGGTCGAGTGGCACCCCGAAGACCCGGCCCGAGCGGACGTACCTCCCGAGGTTGCCGAGGCGGCGGTGCCGCCGGGCGCGTCCCCAGCCGGCCCACCAGCGGCGCTGAACTGGCCGGCGGTGCCGGGGCGTGCCGCGGTGCGGGCACCCATCGTCGGCACCTTCTACCGGGCGGCGGAGCCGGGCGCGAAGCCCTTCGTCGCCGTGGGTGACCTGGTCCGCCCGGGCCAACCGGTCGCCATCGTCGAGGCGATGAAGCTGATGAACGAAGTGACCGCCGACCGCGCCGGCCGGGTGGTCGCGATCCTGGTCGAGGACGGCCACCCCGTCGAGTACGACCAGCCGCTTGTCGAGTTGGACCCGGCATGA
- a CDS encoding acetyl-CoA carboxylase carboxyltransferase subunit alpha: MTATAPREDQLWSRCAGCASLLYRKRLRRNLDVCPECGEHARLAAPERLRQLVDPGSLRPLPDQLPEADPLDFVDVLPYAHRLSAARASTGLAEAVVCATATIGGHPAVLAVMDFRFLGGSLGCAVGELITRAAERALDDRIPLILITASGGARMQEGALSLMQMATVSQAIAALREAGLLTVSVLTDPTYGGVAASFATNTDLVLAESGARMGFAGPRVIRQVTGRALPEGFQTADVLLRHGQVDMVVQRRSLRGRLGALLAATSPARAARPPVPRQEPAPLRERLTGDGAASADPAAAVTPPTTPAAPAVRDAWDTVRMARHPGRPTTLDYLDSVFDGFVELHGDRLGGDCPAIVGGVARLADRHVMVIGHQKGHTTAELVAHNFGMASPAGHRKALRLMRLAARLGLPVVTLVDTPGADPGVSAEEQGQAAAIAENILTLTVLPTPVLAVITGEGGSGGALALAVADRVLMLENAVYSVISPEGCAAILWPDRSAAPQAARALRLTAPDLCRLGVVDEVVPEPSTAAHDDPAETAHRLRAALLTNLLPLLDVPPAMLVRLRRQRFRRFGATRAGARAGVR; the protein is encoded by the coding sequence CTGCGCCAACTCGTCGACCCGGGATCGCTGCGCCCACTGCCCGACCAACTGCCCGAGGCGGACCCGCTCGACTTCGTCGACGTGCTGCCGTACGCGCACCGGCTCAGCGCCGCGCGGGCCAGCACCGGCCTGGCCGAGGCGGTCGTCTGCGCCACGGCCACCATCGGTGGGCACCCGGCCGTGTTGGCGGTGATGGACTTCCGCTTCCTCGGCGGCAGCCTGGGCTGCGCGGTGGGTGAGCTGATCACCCGCGCCGCCGAACGGGCACTGGACGACCGCATCCCGCTCATCCTGATCACCGCCTCCGGCGGTGCGCGGATGCAGGAGGGCGCGCTGTCACTGATGCAGATGGCCACCGTCAGTCAGGCCATCGCCGCGCTGCGCGAGGCGGGTCTGCTCACCGTGAGCGTCCTCACCGATCCGACCTACGGCGGGGTCGCCGCGTCGTTCGCCACCAACACCGATCTGGTGCTCGCCGAGAGCGGCGCGCGAATGGGCTTCGCCGGCCCCCGGGTGATCCGCCAGGTCACCGGCCGCGCACTGCCGGAGGGCTTCCAGACCGCCGACGTGCTGCTCCGGCACGGGCAGGTCGACATGGTGGTGCAGCGCCGGTCGCTGCGCGGACGGCTGGGGGCGCTGCTCGCCGCCACCAGTCCGGCCCGCGCCGCCCGTCCGCCCGTACCCCGGCAGGAGCCGGCACCGCTTCGCGAGCGCCTCACCGGCGACGGCGCGGCGTCGGCGGACCCGGCGGCCGCCGTGACGCCGCCGACCACCCCAGCAGCCCCGGCGGTACGCGACGCGTGGGACACCGTCCGGATGGCTCGACACCCCGGTCGACCCACCACGCTGGACTACCTCGACTCGGTCTTCGACGGGTTCGTGGAGCTGCACGGCGATCGGCTCGGCGGGGACTGCCCGGCCATCGTGGGCGGTGTGGCGCGGTTGGCGGACCGGCACGTAATGGTCATCGGCCATCAGAAGGGCCACACCACCGCCGAACTGGTGGCGCACAACTTCGGTATGGCCAGCCCGGCCGGGCACCGCAAGGCGCTGCGGCTGATGCGCCTCGCCGCCCGGCTCGGCCTGCCCGTGGTCACTCTCGTGGACACCCCCGGCGCCGACCCCGGGGTGAGCGCCGAGGAGCAGGGCCAGGCGGCGGCCATCGCGGAGAACATCCTCACCCTCACCGTGTTGCCCACCCCCGTGCTCGCGGTGATCACCGGAGAGGGCGGCAGCGGCGGCGCGCTCGCGTTGGCGGTCGCCGACCGGGTGCTGATGCTGGAGAACGCCGTCTACTCGGTGATCAGCCCCGAGGGCTGTGCGGCCATCCTCTGGCCGGACCGGTCGGCGGCGCCGCAGGCCGCCCGGGCGCTGCGACTGACCGCACCCGACCTGTGCCGGCTCGGCGTGGTCGACGAGGTCGTGCCGGAGCCGTCGACCGCCGCGCACGACGATCCGGCGGAGACCGCCCACCGGTTGCGCGCGGCCTTGCTGACCAATCTGCTGCCGCTGCTGGACGTGCCGCCCGCCATGCTGGTCCGCCTGCGCCGGCAGCGCTTCCGGCGGTTCGGCGCGACCCGCGCCGGTGCCCGGGCAGGTGTGCGGTGA